The Rhodocytophaga rosea genome has a segment encoding these proteins:
- the dnaK gene encoding molecular chaperone DnaK: MGKIIGIDLGTTNSCVAVMEGNEPVVIPNSEGRRTTPSIVAFLDNGNGERKVGDPAKRQAITNPKNTVQSIKRFMGRKYSEIANELKNISYTVEKGNNDTPRVKIGDRLYTPQEISAMVLQKMKSTAEDYLGTEVKEAVITVPAYFNDAQRQATKEAGQIAGLDVKRIINEPTAAALAYGLDKKNQEMKIAVFDLGGGTFDISILELGDGVFEVKSTDGDTHLGGDDFDQKIIDWLAQEFLNDHRIDLRRDPMALQRLKEAAEKAKIELSSSASTEINLPYIMPIDGIPQHLVRSLSRAKFEQLCDDLIQRTLEPCKRAMKNASMSNADIDEVILVGGSTRIPRIQDEVEKFFGKKPSKGVNPDEVVAVGAAIQGGVLTGEVKDVLLLDVTPLSLGIETMGGVSTKLIEANTTIPTKKSEVFSTASDNQPSVEIHVLQGERAMARDNRTIGRFHLDGIPPAPRGVPQIEVTFDIDANGILHVSARDKGTGKEQKIRIEASSGLTDAEIEKMRNEAKANEQADREEKERIDKLNNADSLIFQTEKQLKEYGDKLSAGNKTAIESALAELKKAHGAKDLVGVDSAMNALNAAWQNASQEMYNAAGAGAPTDGGQPNAGTNQSANNGGKDSDVTDVDYEEVENRK, translated from the coding sequence ATGGGAAAAATAATTGGAATTGACTTGGGTACAACCAACTCCTGCGTAGCTGTAATGGAAGGAAACGAGCCTGTTGTAATTCCTAACAGTGAAGGCCGGAGAACCACCCCTTCAATTGTAGCATTTCTTGACAATGGTAACGGTGAAAGAAAAGTGGGTGACCCTGCTAAACGCCAAGCCATTACCAACCCCAAAAATACTGTTCAGTCCATTAAGCGCTTCATGGGTAGAAAATATTCAGAAATTGCCAATGAATTGAAAAATATCTCTTATACTGTAGAAAAAGGGAATAACGATACACCTCGTGTAAAAATTGGCGACCGTTTATATACGCCACAGGAAATTTCAGCTATGGTTCTTCAGAAGATGAAATCTACAGCTGAAGATTATCTGGGAACCGAAGTAAAAGAGGCGGTAATTACGGTACCTGCTTATTTTAATGACGCCCAAAGACAAGCTACTAAAGAAGCCGGTCAGATTGCTGGTCTGGATGTGAAACGTATCATTAACGAACCTACCGCCGCTGCTCTTGCTTATGGCTTAGACAAGAAAAACCAGGAAATGAAGATTGCTGTATTCGACTTAGGTGGAGGTACATTTGATATTTCTATTCTGGAACTGGGTGATGGCGTATTTGAAGTAAAATCTACGGATGGTGATACACACCTGGGTGGCGATGACTTCGACCAGAAAATTATTGATTGGCTGGCTCAGGAATTCCTGAATGACCACAGAATTGATCTGCGCAGAGATCCAATGGCTTTACAGCGTTTGAAAGAAGCTGCTGAAAAAGCTAAAATAGAACTTTCCAGCTCTGCGTCTACTGAAATTAACTTGCCTTATATCATGCCGATAGATGGCATTCCTCAACACTTGGTTCGCTCATTAAGCCGCGCAAAGTTTGAGCAATTATGTGATGATCTAATTCAGCGTACGCTGGAACCTTGCAAAAGAGCAATGAAAAATGCAAGCATGAGCAATGCTGATATTGATGAAGTAATTCTGGTGGGCGGTTCTACCCGTATTCCAAGAATTCAGGACGAAGTGGAAAAATTTTTCGGCAAAAAGCCATCTAAAGGTGTAAATCCAGATGAGGTAGTAGCCGTAGGTGCCGCCATTCAGGGTGGTGTATTGACTGGTGAGGTAAAAGATGTGTTATTGCTCGACGTAACTCCGCTTTCTTTGGGTATTGAAACCATGGGTGGCGTATCTACTAAATTGATCGAAGCCAATACCACGATTCCTACTAAGAAATCTGAAGTGTTCTCAACAGCCTCTGACAACCAGCCTTCTGTGGAAATCCACGTATTGCAGGGAGAAAGAGCAATGGCGAGAGATAATCGCACGATTGGCCGCTTCCACCTGGATGGTATTCCACCAGCCCCAAGAGGTGTGCCTCAAATTGAAGTAACCTTTGATATTGATGCCAACGGTATTTTGCATGTATCGGCTAGAGACAAAGGCACTGGTAAAGAACAAAAGATCCGTATTGAAGCTTCCTCGGGTTTAACAGATGCAGAAATTGAGAAAATGCGTAATGAAGCGAAAGCCAATGAGCAAGCCGATAGAGAAGAGAAAGAACGCATAGATAAACTCAACAATGCAGACTCACTGATATTCCAGACGGAGAAACAGTTGAAGGAATATGGAGATAAACTTTCTGCAGGTAATAAAACTGCGATTGAAAGTGCACTTGCTGAATTGAAGAAAGCACATGGTGCAAAAGATTTAGTTGGTGTAGATTCAGCCATGAATGCCTTAAATGCAGCTTGGCAGAATGCTTCTCAAGAAATGTATAATGCAGCTGGTGCCGGCGCACCAACTGATGGTGGCCAGCCTAATGCAGGTACAAACCAGTCAGCGAACAATGGTGGCAAAGATTCCGATGTAACCGATGTTGACTACGAAGAAGTAGAAAACAGAAAATAA
- a CDS encoding serine hydrolase domain-containing protein, translated as MSQTTSSNKLFFLIICSCWLSVVSYSQTITTPGTSSQNYQPPVFTDNDRLSKIKEILPAIENIYKQYGEQKQFPGSAFGVVVDGKLIYTKGFGYADIPKKNPFTASSIFRVASISKSFTAMAILKLRDEGKLQLDAPAYQYIPELKQIKYLSSDAPAITVRDLLTHSAGFPEDNPWGDRQLADTDEELLNMVGAGVSFSNVPGVTYEYSNMGFALLGYIITKVSGKPYQQYITDNIFKPLDMTQTYWEYTKVPATQLAHGYRSTANGQFQEEALLHDGSYGAMGGILTTVEDLAKYIALQQAAWPPRNDAESKVMKRSSIREMHQLWRLGSLNAKYKYPSGRNCAMVSGYGYGLRISKDCDNVTTIGHSGGLPGFGSNWVILPDYGIGLIYFSNLTYAPASIINVQVMDTLLALTKLQPYTLPVSDILEKRKKELIQLLPAWQNAANTGIFAENFFPDHSLEYRKKQSADVFAKAGKIIRIREFIPQNQLRGSFIMEGEKANIGIYFTLTPEKNPLIQELHISELPR; from the coding sequence ATGAGCCAAACTACTTCTTCCAATAAGCTGTTTTTCCTGATAATTTGTTCTTGTTGGCTATCCGTTGTTTCATACAGCCAGACTATTACAACTCCAGGTACTTCTTCGCAAAATTATCAGCCGCCCGTTTTTACAGATAATGACCGGCTGAGTAAGATAAAAGAGATTCTACCCGCCATTGAAAATATCTATAAACAGTATGGAGAGCAAAAGCAATTCCCCGGATCAGCCTTTGGCGTTGTGGTAGATGGTAAACTGATTTATACAAAAGGATTTGGTTATGCTGATATACCTAAGAAGAATCCATTTACAGCCTCATCCATATTCCGGGTTGCGTCTATCAGCAAAAGTTTTACGGCAATGGCTATTCTCAAACTGCGGGATGAGGGCAAATTACAATTGGATGCACCTGCCTACCAGTATATTCCTGAGTTAAAACAAATAAAATACCTCTCCTCGGATGCACCAGCCATAACTGTCCGGGATTTATTAACGCATTCAGCAGGTTTTCCGGAAGATAATCCCTGGGGCGACCGTCAGCTGGCAGATACAGATGAGGAGTTACTCAATATGGTAGGGGCAGGTGTTTCTTTTTCTAATGTGCCTGGTGTCACGTATGAATACAGCAACATGGGATTCGCCTTACTGGGATATATCATTACTAAAGTTTCCGGCAAGCCCTATCAGCAATATATCACGGATAATATATTCAAGCCACTGGATATGACTCAAACCTACTGGGAATATACCAAAGTGCCGGCCACACAACTGGCACATGGCTATCGTTCAACGGCAAATGGCCAATTCCAGGAAGAGGCTTTGTTGCATGATGGTTCGTATGGAGCAATGGGAGGCATTCTTACTACTGTGGAGGATTTAGCTAAATATATAGCATTACAGCAGGCTGCCTGGCCTCCAAGAAATGATGCGGAGTCAAAAGTGATGAAACGTAGTTCTATCCGGGAAATGCACCAGTTATGGCGGCTTGGAAGTCTCAATGCGAAGTATAAATATCCCAGTGGCCGTAATTGCGCTATGGTAAGTGGATATGGCTATGGATTGCGCATATCCAAAGACTGCGATAACGTAACTACTATTGGTCATAGTGGAGGCTTACCAGGATTTGGGAGCAACTGGGTAATATTGCCAGACTATGGAATTGGGCTGATCTATTTTAGTAATCTTACGTATGCGCCTGCTTCTATTATAAATGTACAGGTAATGGATACTCTGCTTGCTCTCACAAAACTTCAGCCTTATACATTGCCTGTATCAGATATACTTGAAAAGCGCAAGAAAGAATTAATCCAACTCCTGCCAGCATGGCAAAATGCCGCCAATACTGGCATTTTTGCTGAAAATTTCTTCCCTGACCATTCACTCGAGTACCGGAAAAAACAATCTGCCGATGTATTTGCAAAAGCCGGAAAGATCATTCGCATCAGAGAATTTATTCCACAAAATCAGCTGAGAGGCAGTTTTATTATGGAAGGCGAGAAAGCAAATATTGGTATCTATTTTACGCTAACCCCAGAAAAAAATCCGCTGATCCAGGAGTTACACATTAGTGAGTTGCCTAGATAG
- a CDS encoding TonB-dependent receptor: protein MKIFCTLLILFLTIIFAHAQSTKGIIQGKISAGNQPIPFANITLENTQIGNTSDEKGIFELKNIEVGNYRLLISAVGYELYKANVVVKAEETIRLKVQLKESQLNLDEVVVTGTMKETFIKDSPVKVEVITQKFLQTNPTNNVIEAVQTVNGVQEQINCGVCATNDIHINGMEGPYTLVLIDGMPIVSSLATVYGFNGIPTALVDRIEIIKGPSSTLYGTEAVGGVINIITTKPSKMPIINFNIFYTTHRELNTDLAVTPRISDKITTTFSANYYRNQYRLDKNEDNFTDVPLTERLSLFNKWVFERKHNRQASVAARYYTENRFGGTLQWEPEHRGSSQIYGESIRTNRFELIGTYQLPINRQNLRIDYSYNRHLQDSYYGHTYYKAAQSVYFANLVWDKSFQNHDLLVGSTFRYQSYEDNSAADTDDKRFVPGIFIQDEWKFRPGSSLLTGVRLDHHQKHGFIVSPRINLKQSLGEYTTARLNVGTGFRVVNLFTEDHAALTGARTVVIENDLQPEASYNATLNLNQGYTFGESAGSVDVDIFYTYFTNKIIPDYDTDPNYIFYDNLEGFGISRGIAFNVQHTFLFPLRLNAGATLQDVYEMKKDALGNRLKERQVFTPRLSGTFVVGYQFKKANISVDYTGRVMGPQRLPVFENRPTQSPWYSIQNVQITKEWKKAFQLYGGIKNIWNFTQDSPLINWQTPFDPSFDTAYAWGPLQTRRLYLGMRWNIR from the coding sequence ATGAAAATATTTTGTACGCTATTAATCCTATTTTTAACTATAATATTTGCTCACGCACAATCAACAAAAGGTATTATCCAGGGAAAAATCAGCGCTGGAAATCAACCTATCCCATTTGCAAACATCACATTAGAAAACACTCAGATAGGAAATACGTCCGATGAAAAAGGAATTTTTGAACTGAAAAATATAGAAGTAGGTAACTATAGGCTATTGATTTCTGCGGTAGGATATGAATTATACAAAGCTAATGTAGTAGTAAAAGCTGAAGAAACAATCCGCTTAAAAGTTCAACTGAAAGAATCACAGCTGAATCTGGATGAAGTGGTGGTGACAGGTACCATGAAAGAAACATTTATTAAAGACTCGCCGGTAAAAGTGGAAGTGATTACCCAGAAATTTCTGCAAACCAATCCGACAAATAATGTAATAGAAGCGGTACAAACGGTAAATGGTGTTCAGGAGCAAATTAATTGCGGGGTTTGTGCCACCAACGACATTCATATTAACGGAATGGAAGGCCCCTATACTTTAGTACTCATTGATGGGATGCCAATTGTGAGTTCGCTGGCTACGGTCTATGGGTTTAATGGGATTCCCACCGCGCTGGTTGACCGGATTGAAATTATTAAAGGTCCTTCGTCTACCTTGTATGGAACAGAGGCGGTTGGCGGGGTAATTAATATTATTACCACAAAGCCTTCTAAAATGCCCATCATCAATTTTAATATTTTTTACACTACCCATCGGGAATTAAATACAGATCTGGCTGTTACGCCCCGGATTAGTGATAAGATTACGACTACATTCAGTGCCAATTATTACCGCAACCAGTACCGGCTTGATAAAAATGAAGACAATTTTACAGATGTACCGCTTACAGAACGGCTATCTTTATTTAATAAATGGGTATTTGAACGGAAGCACAATCGCCAGGCAAGTGTGGCGGCAAGGTATTATACGGAGAATCGCTTTGGTGGAACCTTACAATGGGAGCCGGAACACAGAGGAAGCAGCCAGATTTATGGCGAATCTATCCGGACCAACCGCTTTGAATTGATTGGTACCTATCAACTCCCTATTAACCGGCAAAACCTGAGAATTGATTATTCTTATAACCGGCATTTGCAGGATAGTTATTATGGACATACTTATTATAAAGCCGCCCAATCGGTGTATTTCGCAAATCTGGTGTGGGATAAATCTTTTCAAAACCATGACTTGCTGGTTGGAAGCACTTTCCGGTATCAATCGTATGAAGACAATTCAGCTGCTGATACAGACGATAAACGCTTTGTACCTGGAATATTTATTCAGGACGAATGGAAATTTCGCCCAGGAAGCAGTTTATTAACTGGCGTCAGGCTGGATCATCATCAGAAACACGGATTTATTGTTTCTCCCCGTATTAATTTAAAACAAAGCTTAGGAGAATACACAACTGCCAGATTGAATGTCGGAACTGGTTTTCGGGTAGTAAATTTGTTTACAGAAGACCATGCCGCTCTTACTGGTGCCAGAACAGTAGTAATTGAAAATGACTTACAACCAGAAGCATCTTATAATGCCACGCTCAATTTAAATCAAGGCTATACTTTTGGAGAAAGTGCAGGTTCTGTAGATGTAGATATATTTTATACCTATTTTACCAATAAGATTATTCCAGATTACGATACAGATCCCAACTACATTTTTTATGATAACCTGGAAGGCTTTGGAATTTCCCGGGGGATTGCTTTTAATGTCCAACATACTTTCCTGTTTCCCCTGCGGCTGAATGCTGGGGCTACTTTGCAGGATGTGTATGAAATGAAAAAAGATGCATTAGGAAATAGATTAAAGGAGAGGCAGGTATTTACACCCAGATTATCAGGTACTTTTGTGGTGGGCTATCAGTTTAAGAAAGCAAATATTTCTGTGGATTATACTGGCCGGGTAATGGGGCCTCAACGGCTACCTGTATTTGAAAACCGGCCTACTCAATCACCCTGGTATAGTATTCAAAATGTTCAGATTACCAAAGAATGGAAAAAAGCATTTCAACTATATGGAGGCATAAAAAACATCTGGAATTTCACACAAGACAGTCCCCTGATTAACTGGCAAACTCCCTTTGATCCCAGTTTTGATACAGCCTACGCCTGGGGACCTTTACAAACCCGTAGATTATATCTGGGCATGCGGTGGAATATCCGGTAA